One window from the genome of Nicotiana sylvestris chromosome 9, ASM39365v2, whole genome shotgun sequence encodes:
- the LOC138877490 gene encoding uncharacterized protein — protein sequence MDEEDAEKTSFTTPWGTYCYRVMPFVQKNAGATYMRAMTAIFHDIMHQEIKVYVDDKDAAIKWKNECQEAFDKIKKYLSNPPVLVPLEPERPLFLYLTVLENSFGCVIGQHDVTGKKEQAIYYLSKKFTSYESKQHVEDLGKRFKSIEFRYIPRCHNQLADALATFASMLPYPAITLKSFIKKAVVDFVHSNLICHFGIPATIITDSAANLNSHLMGEIYEQFKITHRNSTPYRPKANGAIEAANKNIKKILRKMIQSSRQWHEKLTFALLGYRTMVRTSIGATPYLLVYGTEAVIPVEVEIHSLRIIVEAEIEDSDWVKTRLEQLTLIDEKRMAAVCHRQLYQQRMARDYNKKVFPRGAGFEMTKRMSLNPEQRKEEKEEKEMNSKC from the exons atggatgaagaagatgcagaaaagacatcttttaccacaccttggggtacatactgttacagagtcatgccatttgtTCAGAAGAATGcgggggcaacctacatgagagccatgactgccatttttcatgatattatGCACCAAGAGAtaaaggtgtatgtggacgat aaagatgcggcaATCAAATGGAAAAATGAGTGCCAagaggcttttgataaaatcaaaaaatatctGTCGAATCCGCCGGTATTGGTCCCACTTGAGCCAGAGAGGCCTCTGTtcttgtatttgacagtcttggaaaattctttcggttgtgtcatcgggcaacatgatgtgaccggaaagaaagagcaggccatttactatctgagcaagaagtttactAGTTATGAATCCAA gcaacatgtggaagatcttggcaagcgattcaagtcaatagagttcaggtacatccctcgcTGTCATAATCAATTagctgatgcacttgctacttttgcatcgatgctgccatacccag caatcactCTCAAATCTTTCatcaagaaagctgtggtagattttgtgcactccaatcttatctgTCATTTTGGTATCCCTGCAACTATTATCACCGATAgtgctgcaaacttgaatagtcatttgatgggggagatatatgaacaattcaagataacgcaccgGAATTCTACTCCCTATCGCCCTAAAGCCAATGGTGCcatcgaagcagcaaacaagaacatcaaaaagattttgagaaagatgatccaaagttccaggcagtggcatgaaaagttgacttttgcattgttgggatatcgcactatgGTGCGCACATCGATTGGAGCAACtccgtatcttttggtttatggcactgaagccgtaatacctgtAGAGGTCGAAATCCattctctccggatcattgtggaagctgaaattgaagacagtgattgggtcaaaacccgcctggaacagttaaccctgattgatgagaagcgaatggccgcagtctgTCAcaggcagttgtaccaacaaagaatggcccgtgattacaacaagaaa gttttTCCTCGAGGCGcagggtttgagatgaccaaaagaatgagtctcaatccagaacaaagaaaagaagaaaaagaggaaaaa